In one Nocardioides luteus genomic region, the following are encoded:
- a CDS encoding GMC oxidoreductase, translating into MSTSATRRTFLAGAAGAAGAAATGLFPGPAAAASPRRVRLVREEHRAVVIGSGFGGGVAALRLAEAGVPVTVLERGRRWPTGPDAQTFPTIRSLDKRVLFHTTAPAALKPLQTLLGTPLNFGPYVGLLEPVLGQNMLAMCAAGVGGGSLVYQGMTLQPSAEVFNTWFPNELDYDLMDRVHYPRVARMLGAATAPDELIASDNYRVSRTFGARVRAAGYDLRKIPMPIDWSYALAELRGEMAPSYTNGDCALGVNNGGKHSVDVTYIKQAEATGLVHVATRHNVTSVARAADGRWEVHVDRTDDTGDAVEQKIMTTGALIMAAGSLNTSKLLVRAAATGTIPDLPEQLGQGWGTNGDRIYMWRPFDEDLTGTQGGPVVYQSQEWADPTTANTVIQASLPPLPLGLDLGGTMLVGFGVSADRGSFRYSSLTDSVSLRFPFGGDAASYRAIHERVSKISGGLGALIDTNTIVNSTWHPLGGANMGTVCDLDGRVMGQDGLYVLDGALIPGTTGACNPSMTIAAIAERAMDNIVAKDVGAVI; encoded by the coding sequence TTGTCCACATCTGCCACCAGACGTACGTTCCTCGCCGGGGCCGCGGGTGCGGCCGGCGCCGCTGCGACCGGGCTGTTTCCCGGTCCGGCCGCGGCCGCCTCGCCCCGCCGCGTACGACTGGTTCGGGAGGAGCACCGCGCGGTCGTCATCGGCTCCGGGTTCGGCGGCGGCGTGGCCGCCCTGAGGCTGGCCGAGGCGGGCGTACCGGTCACCGTGCTCGAGCGCGGTCGCCGCTGGCCGACAGGTCCGGACGCGCAGACCTTCCCGACGATCCGCTCGCTCGACAAGCGGGTGCTGTTCCACACCACCGCGCCGGCGGCGCTCAAGCCGCTGCAGACGCTGCTCGGCACGCCGCTGAACTTCGGCCCGTACGTCGGTCTGCTCGAGCCGGTCCTCGGCCAGAACATGCTCGCCATGTGCGCGGCCGGGGTCGGCGGCGGCTCGCTGGTCTACCAGGGCATGACGCTGCAACCCTCCGCGGAGGTCTTCAACACCTGGTTCCCGAACGAGCTCGACTACGACCTCATGGACCGGGTCCACTACCCGCGCGTCGCCCGGATGCTCGGCGCCGCGACCGCGCCCGACGAGCTGATCGCCTCGGACAACTACCGGGTCTCGCGTACGTTCGGCGCGCGCGTCCGAGCCGCCGGCTACGACCTGCGGAAGATCCCGATGCCGATCGACTGGTCCTACGCGCTCGCGGAGCTGCGCGGCGAGATGGCACCGTCCTACACCAACGGCGACTGTGCCCTCGGCGTCAACAACGGCGGCAAGCACTCCGTCGACGTCACCTACATCAAGCAGGCCGAGGCCACCGGGCTCGTGCATGTCGCGACCCGCCACAACGTCACCTCGGTCGCCCGCGCCGCGGACGGTCGCTGGGAGGTCCACGTCGACCGCACCGACGACACCGGCGACGCGGTCGAGCAGAAGATCATGACCACCGGGGCGCTGATCATGGCGGCGGGCTCGCTCAACACCAGCAAGCTCCTGGTCCGCGCCGCGGCCACCGGGACCATCCCCGACCTTCCCGAGCAGCTCGGCCAGGGCTGGGGCACCAACGGCGACCGGATCTACATGTGGCGCCCCTTCGACGAGGACCTCACCGGTACGCAGGGCGGGCCGGTCGTCTACCAGAGCCAGGAGTGGGCCGACCCGACGACGGCCAACACCGTCATCCAGGCGTCGCTACCGCCGCTCCCCCTCGGCCTCGACCTGGGCGGCACGATGCTGGTCGGCTTCGGGGTCAGCGCCGACCGTGGCAGCTTCCGCTACAGCTCGCTGACCGACTCGGTGAGCCTGCGCTTCCCCTTCGGCGGCGACGCGGCGAGCTACCGGGCCATCCACGAGCGGGTCTCCAAGATCAGCGGCGGGCTCGGTGCCCTGATCGACACCAACACCATCGTCAACAGCACCTGGCACCCGCTCGGCGGCGCCAACATGGGCACGGTGTGCGACCTCGACGGGCGGGTCATGGGCCAGGACGGCCTCTACGTCCTCGACGGCGCTCTCATCCCGGGCACCACCGGCGCCTGCAACCCGTCGATGACCATCGCCGCCATCGCCGAGCGCGCCATGGACAACATCGTGGCCAAGGACGTCGGGGCGGTCATCTGA
- a CDS encoding DUF1048 domain-containing protein — MNNILTRLIGDKKDWKRMEARANELPADYRTVYAEMKNYMWRFTASDGMDIVDILRDILDLFETEAAAGRSVVEVTGTDLAAFCDARLPEQQDVYRAKLRANLNKVADKLA, encoded by the coding sequence ATGAACAACATCCTCACCCGGCTCATCGGCGACAAGAAGGACTGGAAGCGCATGGAAGCCCGTGCCAACGAGCTCCCCGCCGACTACCGCACCGTGTATGCCGAGATGAAGAACTACATGTGGCGCTTCACCGCCAGCGACGGCATGGACATCGTCGACATCCTGCGCGACATCCTCGACCTCTTCGAGACCGAAGCCGCTGCCGGCCGCAGCGTCGTCGAGGTCACCGGCACTGATCTGGCCGCGTTCTGCGACGCCAGGCTGCCCGAGCAGCAGGACGTCTACCGCGCCAAGCTGCGCGCGAACCTCAACAAGGTCGCCGACAAGCTCGCCTGA